From Oreochromis aureus strain Israel breed Guangdong linkage group 4, ZZ_aureus, whole genome shotgun sequence, a single genomic window includes:
- the ciita gene encoding MHC class II transactivator isoform X2 produces the protein MLEVDPNPITVALDLDLLLDDLADEINEKLLDVDSLFEYLELNDSLPHPSWPFDDLPTAAEVPITNSIEQIQKPKAKGQSRRRKRPRDSQPQLCSDESPKAKSPKPSGQPKTKESPAKPAVESGSDPASGPSPAETLPIPVTTTPPRFFRVYPSQTGSAIPIQIITISDSAGNPVQLSPPPPLIRFPIPGSATTPTYILVPTVSPPSKCQLPPLSPVDGTVAPVHMSSSPLGSLSETASKAMSPPCTSPVSPGNEMSPCKESPLPQSPKVLDIPQTVKDYIQEAKAHMSQTYQDMETGLSLSSHYVDVQVSQREVIRSGKNTNKCLDKELVIKGDTDRQKTMLALNQIFDGSNGEKPRRYILLLGNAGMGKTTLIKKLCIDWSRDCIPQFDFVFLLDGKKLSVTEPVYSLQTLLLNLSSSAPSCVDPEAVYAQVLAAPKRVLIIFDGFDELRNYETLLQAQEKDLTASLQKDSKAKTFTVRQLYSAILQRVLLPGCTLLLSTRPRGTASQLLRRTDSLLEMCGFTPANVETYLSQYFSDPSVRESALESLKSMSYLNLLCWNPGLCRLVCLILEQSQSVDVLPRTLTGLCHQVLCLKMVKDGRSTPTHTEAQAQSVEDTETQTSNTSQVKKCSKNNQAKSRTQTRTSSRPQRAKKAHEQEAQVDKVDQDLKSSGGEAVTEDRELLSQLSTLAWEGVKANSSILPTGRDISAKVKAFGLRTGLFLSHHLRASPCLSSGAKEEGENETEAGETEQKTEHSERTANDITDHQNDQILLWANPFLQSYIAAVHLVLSRTVTDRSFLQTLPFQSGGKGRRRPQREELELTQRFAVGLLFHNRTELQRFHTHTETAFRDMVANKQGLVTKHLEGLSYADLSPSQILEACHYVYEASFTYNDGGRDAGRTRLVTHLAANLPEFLTFHGVQLSPPDVFTVQKALEQGGTEGRRFCLDLEDSGIQICGLRALVGLNNINTYRSCIADTITLWQLLEQSDEESLLQRAVSKFTIHPLKAKQVCHIEHLEKLVNIHIHKRLSDSSSESHSILSEGVPAVKELHKLEFELGPDNGPLVLPKLWDLLPGLHNLQHLDLENSKIGDKGAEKLASALVSLPSLEILNLSQNCIGDEGVKKLADTLKDLPNLHCLSLYSNMISDEGAESLAAVLPHMASLTDLDVKFNKLTDVGAQSLGASLRNCTKIKTLRMWNQCIPFGVLERLIQQDSRILLH, from the exons TTCCTCATCCCTCATGGCCCTTTGATGACCTCCCCACGGCAGCTGAGGTACCTATCACCAACAGCATTGAGCAGATACAGAAACCCAAAGCAAAAGGCCAATCACGAAGGAGAAAAAGACCGAGAG ATTCTCAGCCACAGCTGTGCTCCGATGAAAGCCCCAAAGCAAAAAGCCCAAAACCATCAG GTCAACCAAAAACCAAAGAGTCACCGGCTAAGCCAGCTGTTGAGTCAG GCAGTGATCCCGCATCAGGGCCGAGTCCAGCAGAGACTTTACCGATACCGGTCACCACCACTCCACCAAGATTTTTTCGTGTCTACCCTTCCCAAACAGGCTCTGCGATTCCCATTCAGATTATCACTATCTCAGATTCCGCCGGAAATCCAGTCcagctttctcctcctcctccactcaTTAGGTTTCCAATCCCCGGCAGCGCCACTACACCTACATATATATTAG TTCCTACTGTGTCACCACCCTCTAAATGCCAATTGCCACCACTCTCCCCAG TCGATGGCACAGTCGCTCCGGTCCATATGAGTTCGTCCCCACTGGgttctctgtcagaaacagCTAGCAAAGCCATGTCTCCCCCTTGTACCTCACCTGTATCCCCAGGCAATG AAATGTCCCCATGTAAGGAATCACCTCTTCCTCAGTCTCCCAAGGTCCTTGATATTCCAC agACTGTCAAGGACTACATTCAAGAAGCTAAAGCTCACATGAGTCAAACCTACCAGGATATGGAGACGGGCCTCAGCCTGTCTTCTCATTATGTAGATGTTCAAGTGAGCCAAAGAGAGGTAATTCGCTCTgggaaaaatacaaacaaatgccTGGACAAGGAACTAGTCATCAAGGGAGACACAGATCGGCAAAAGACCATGCTGGCACTGAATCAG ATCTTTGATGGTTCAAATGGAGAAAAACCCAGACGATACATTTTGCTGCTTGGCAATGCCGGCATGGGAAAAACAACTCTGATCAAGAAGCTGTGTATTGATTGGTCCAGAGACTGCATCCCTCAGTTTGACTTTGTATTCCTATTAGATGGCAAAAAACTGAGTGTGACAGAGCCGGTCTACAGCCTTCAGACACTCCTGCTCAACCTCTCCTCCTCTGCCCCATCCTGTGTGGACCCAGAAGCAGTGTATGCTCAAGTCCTCGCAGCCCCTAAGCGTGTGCTcatcatttttgatggttttgACGAATTGCGGAACTATGAAACTCTACTTCAAGCTCAGGAAAAAGACCTAACAGCTTCACTGCAAAAAGACAGCAAGGCAAAGACTTTTACAGTAAGGCAGTTGTATTCTGCCATTCTTCAAAGGGTCCTGCTTCCAGGCTGCACTCTTCTACTCTCCACCAGGCCACGGGGAACTGCCAGCCAGCTGCTCAGGCGTACAGACAGCCTTCTGGAGATGTGCGGGTTTACCCCGGCAAATGTGGAAACATATTTGTCCCAGTACTTCTCTGATCCTAGCGTCAGAGAATCAGCTTTGGAGAGCCTAAAAAGCATGAGCTACCTAAATCTTCTTTGCTGGAACCCCGGACTATGCCGGCTGGTGTGCTTGATTTTAGAGCAGTCTCAAAGTGTGGATGTCCTACCAAGAACTTTAACTGGGCTCTGTCATCAGGTGCTGTGTTTAAAAATGGTTAAAGACGGCAGGAGTACTCCCACACACACTGAAGCTCAGGCTCAATCCGTAGAAGACACTGAGACACAAACTTCAAATACCTCTCAGGTGAAGAAGTGTTCGAAAAATAATCAGGCAAAGTCCAGAACACAGACACGCACTTCCTCTCGCCCCCAAAGAGCAAAGAAGGCACACGAACAGGAGGCACAAGTAGACAAGGTGGATCAGGATCTCAAGAGCAGTGGCGGAGAAGCCGTAACGGAGGACAGGGAGTTGTTGTCCCAGCTGAGCACTTTGGCCTGGGAAGGGGTCAAAGCCAACTCTTCCATCCTTCCCACAGGACGGGACATATCTGCCAAAGTCAAGGCGTTTGGCCTGAGAACaggcctctttctctctcaccacCTGAGAGCGAGTCCATGCCTCTCAAGTGGTGCCAAGGAGGAAGGAGAAAatgagacagaagctggagagaCAGAACAGAAGACTGAACACAGTGAAAGGACTGCCAATGATATAACTGATCACCAAAATGACCAGATCCTCTTGTGGGCCAACCCtttccttcagagttacatTGCAGCAGTTCATCTGGTTTTGTCAAG GACTGTAACAGACCGGTCCTTTCTCCAGACCCTCCCTTTCCAGTCTGGAGGGAAAGGTCGTCGGCGACCTCAAAGGGAGGAACTTGAGCTCACTCAGCGATTTGCAGTTGGCCTCTTGTTCCACAATAGGACAGAACTGCAGCGAttccacacacatacagagacagCCTTTAGAGATATGGTGGCTAACAAGCAGGGGTTGGTAACAAAACACCTGGAAGGGCTTTCCTACGCTGACCTTAGTCCCTCCCAAATCTTGGAGGCATGCCACTACGTCTACGAGGCGAGTTTTACGTACAATGATGGTGGCCGAGACGCTGGCAGGACACGGCTGGTGACACACCTGGCAGCAAATCTTCCAGAGTTCCTGACGTTTCATGGAGTTCAACTAAGCCCACCAGATGTGTTCACTGTTCAGAAAGCGCTTGAACAGGGGGGAACTGAAGGCAGACGTTTCTGTTTGGACCTGGAGGACTCTGGCATCCAGATCTGTGGACTTAGAGCTCTGGTTGGCCTCAACAACATCAACACATACAG GTCATGCATTGCTGACACCATCACCCTCTGGCAGCTGCTGGAGCAGAGTGACGAAGAAAGTCTCCTCCAGAGGGCAGTGTCCAAGTTCACAATCCATCCTCTGAAAGCTAAACAGGTGTGTCATATAGAGCACCTGGAAAAGCTGGTGAACATACACATTCACAAGAGGCTATCAGACAG CTCCAGCGAGTCTCACTCCATCCTGTCTGAGGGAGTGCCGGCAGTTAAAGAGCTACACAAGCTGGAGTTTGA ACTTGGTCCAGATAATGGTCCTCTGGTTCTTCCGAAGCTGTGGGATCTCCTGCCAGGGCTGCATAACCTACAGCACTTGGA CCTAGAGAACAGCAAGATCGGGGACAAAGGAGCAGAGAAGCTGGCCAGTGCGTTAGTCTCACTCCCTTCTTTGGAGATACTTAA TCTATCACAGAACTGCATAGGAGACGAGGGTGTGAAGAAATTAGCAGACACACTGAAGGACCTGCCTAATCTGCACTGTTTAAG TCTCTACAGCAACATGATTTCTGATGAAGGGGCAGAGAGTTTAGCAGCTGTTCTCCCACACATGGCTTCCCTCACTGACCTTGA TGTAAAGTTTAACAAACTAACAGATGTCGGCGCACAAAGCTTAGGAGCCAGCCTAAGAAACTGTACAAAAATTAAGACTTTAAG GATGTGGAACCAGTGCATCCCTTTCGGTGTGCTTGAGAGACTCATTCAGCAGGACAGCCGCATCCTATTGCACTAA
- the dexi gene encoding dexamethasone-induced protein homolog, whose amino-acid sequence MTHQIYAQLDSVESLLDELPYMFYLGLFFVNVLILYYAFLMEYIVLNVGIVFLPEDMDQALVDLGVLSDPASVPYDTDTELDVFEGYLE is encoded by the coding sequence atgACACACCAAATTTATGCCCAGCTAGATTCGGTAGAATCGCTCCTGGACGAACTCCCATATATGTTTTATTTGGGCCTCTTCTTTGTGAACGTCCTGATCCTCTATTATGCCTTCCTGATGGAGTACATCGTCCTAAATGTGGGGATAGTATTCCTGCCTGAGGATATGGACCAGGCACTGGTGGACCTCGGGGTGCTTTCCGACCCGGCCTCTGTTCCCTACGATACGGACACGGAGCTGGATGTGTTTGAGGGATATCTGGAGTGA